The Bradyrhizobium sp. B097 genome contains the following window.
GCTGCACCTTGCCGTCGCCGGCGTCGGCGCGGCGTTCGGTCGGTGCAACCGGCAGGCGCGGACGCTCGCCGAATACCTTTGCGAACTCCCAGCCCGCGGGCAGGTTGAGCGGCAGTTCAGCAAGCTTCAGCGGCTCGCCTTCGGGACGGCTCGGCGTCTTGTCGACCGCAACCAGGCTGGTCAGCCGCGTCACAAGCTGATGCTCCAGCGCCAGTGCAAGGATGGTCTTGTCGGCATCCTCCGGGCTCGCCTGCCGCGTGGTGCGCGCAACCTCGGCATCCGCGATCTTGCGGCGCGCCCACAGCTTGGAGAGGCCCTTGCCTTCGGCGGCATTCGCGAGCGGCAGCGTCACGCTCCACGGACGATCGCCGATGCGGCCCTTGATCTCGACCGAGCCGGCAAGCTTGTCGAGCTTCGCGGCCAGCACCAGCGGCTCGTCGCGGTAGACATCGGGCAGTGCCGACGGCGTCAGGTCGGCCGCCGCCGCGGAGAACTTTGCGGACAGGTTGGTCACCGCCGGATTCTCCAGCTTGGCGAACAGGTCGCGCATCCGCTCGTCGACCTGCTCGACCGAGCCGATATGGGTGAAGGTGCCGCGGCCGAGCTCGGCGGCGCGCGTCATTAAATAGGTGTTCGGCGCCGAGCCGATGCCGACCATGAAAACGCGCGAGCGGCCGCGCAGCGCGCTGATGGTCTCGAACAATTGCTGCTCGTTGCCGATGGCGCCGTCGGTCAGGAACACGACCTGGCGGACGTGGTCGGCATCGTCATGGTTGGTGTCGGAGAGCGCTGCGCGCATTGCCGCTACCATTTCGGTGCCGCCGCGCGCCTGCAACGCGCTGACGAACGCCGTCGCGTTGCCGATATTGGCACTGTTGGCCGCAACCGGCGCCGGGAACAGCGTGTCCATGGTGTCGTCGAAGCGGATCACGTTGAAGCGGTCGGTCGGCTGCAGGCGGCCGAGCGCGTAGATGAGGCTCGCCTTGGCCTGGATGATCGAGGTGCCGCCCATCGAGCCGGAATTGTCGATCACGAAGATCACTTCACGCGGCAGGGCCTTCTGTTGCGCCTGTTCGACCGATGGCGGGGTGACGAAGGCCAGCAGATAGTCGGAATTGCCGACATGCTCGCGGAACAGCCCGACCGACGGCGCCTTCTCGGCGGTCGGCTTCCAGCTCAGCTCGAAATCGCGATCGGCCGGCACCGGGCCTTCGGCGAGCTTGACGATGCGCGTGGTGCTGTCGGGGCTCTCGATCCTGACCTGGTGGAAATGGCTTTTCACTTCGCCGAGCGCGAAGCCGGCGTTGAGGTGCACCGTGATGTTGGTTGGATTGACCGGGGCGTTCGTTGCGGGATCGAGCACTTCGGAGGTGATGCGATCGCGATCCGAAACGGGATCGGTCGTGGTGGCGCCCCAGCCGCTGCCATCGGCGCGGAGGTCGACGCTCTGCACCACCGGCCGCGGATTGTAGCGCGGGCCGACCACCATCGGCACCCGCAGCGAGAACTCGTTGCCGTTCTGCTGCACCGGCTCCTGATATTCGATCTGCACCAGCACGGTCTCGCCGGGGCCGATATTGGCGACCGAATTGGTGAAGATGTTCGGCCGCTCCTGCTCGGTGAGCGCGGCCTTCTGGCCATTCTGTTTGGCCTGTTCGTAGATCGCGCGGGCCTGCTGCCGTTCTTTGATGTCGCCGACCACGATGCGGTCGCCGACCACCATCTTCAGCGTGTCGACCGCGCCGCCGGCCGGCAGCGGATAGACATAGGTCGCTTCCACCCAGTCCTTGGTCGGATTGCGGAAGATCTGCGTGACGCGGGCACGGACCGTCGGACCGGACACGGTGAGGTCGACATCGATGCCGAGCCTGGTCGCGTCGGCATAGCCGTCGTCGGTCTCGAACAGCAGCGAGCCGGAGCGCGCCTCGCTCGGCCGCAGCACCGCCTGCTGCGGCAACTCGGCCGACCACACCGGATCAAAGCTCACGAACAGCGCCGCGAAGCCGATCACCAGCGCGGCGACACCTTCCACCAGGAAGAACAGCGCGATGCGCATCCGGCGCGATAGGCGGATCTGCGGGCTGCTCTCACATGCATCGTAAATCGTCATTTTCGTCACTCCCGAGCGAGGCTTTCGCTGCTTCGCGATCATGGAGAGCGGCGGTTTTGGCGCGAGCAGAATGATCGGCAATGATTGGCCGCCGTCCGGCGCGGCCCGCCGCCGTCCGAGGCGGGTTTGTGCGGCTTTGTGATGGATTGTCCGGTCTGCTAGACTGCGCGGATTGATGGGGAATCAGCGCAGGACCACGATGCCGACGCCGGACAAGCAGCTTTCCGCCGAGCAGAGCCAGCAGGTCGCGGAGACCATCCGGGAGGAAATCGCGCGCCGCCGCATCTCGCGGCAGACGCTTGCCGAGCAGGCGAAGCTCAGCTTGTCGACACTGGAGAAGGTGCTCGGCGGCCGCCGCCCGTTCACGCTGGCGACCACCGTGCGGCTCGAGCAGGCGCTCGGCGTGTCCCTGCGCAAGCTGCCGGAGGCGATCAGCTTGGCCGCGCCTGCCAATGGCGGGATCGCACCCGACAGCCTCGGATCCTATTCGCGCCGCTCGGTGGCGCGGATCGAAGGGACTTACATCACGGTGCGCCCGTCGTTCGGCGAGCAAGGCTCGTTCTATGCCTATCGGACCGAGATCGCCTGGGACGATGCGGCGTCATCGCTCGGCTTCCGCGAGGGCGAGCGGCAGGATGCCGATTACACCCAGTATGGCGAGGTGGCGGTGCCCAATGAATCGGGCTTCGTCTATCTCGTCACCAACCGACAGGGCCAGCATCGCGTGATCACGGTCTCGCGCCCGCGCAATTCCGGTGAGATGTACGGCATCATCACGACGCTGCTCGCCGGCCGCGGCTCGCTCCTGACGCCGGTCGCCGCGGCGATCGCATTCCTGCCGGTGAAGAACGTGCCGAAGCCGAGCCTCGGCCGGGTATCGGCCGACGATGCCAACTACGCCCTCTATCGCGAGCATCTGCGCCGCACGATCGACGAGCCGTTCGCGATCTTCCTGCCGGGCTGACGTCGACAAAAACTTGCCCCGTCATCCTGAGGTGCGAGCGCAGCGAGCCTCGAGGGATGCACGGCCACCTATCGGGCCGTCGACCCCTCGAGACGCCGCTTCGCGGCTCCTCAGGGTGACGGTGAGAGTGCTCGCCGAAACAACGAAGCCGCCCGGATGGGCGGCTTCGCGGTACCTGATGCTCGCTGTTCGAGCGCGTGGCGCTAGCCGCCGGTCTCGGCGCTGATGATGTCGCCGAACAGCTCCCACTGTCCGTTCTTGAACTGCATCATCTTGAGCTGCTCGACCGGGGCGAAGTCGGTCGCGCTGGTGTTGATCCGGATGCCGGGGATCAGCGTGTCGGGCGTGAAGTCCTTCAGGCTGGCGGCCTGCTTCATCACGTTCTCACGCGTCAAATTGTCACCGGCCTGCTTCAGCACCTGCACCATGGTCTGTGCCGCGGCGTAGCCATAGACCAGATTGGCGTCGGACAGATTGGCGCCCGGCATGTACTTCTCGGCGAAGGCCATGAACTTCTTCATGCCCTCGTCATTCTTCCACTGCGGATCGGACGCGTCCTTGAGATAGCCGGCCGACAGCACGCCTTCGGAAGCCTCGAGTCCGGCGGGCTTCATGACAGCGCCGATCGAGATCGAGACGTCGGTCATCACGTGCATCGGTTTCCAGCCGAGCTCCGCGATCTTCTTGATCGCCTGCGCGGCGAATTTCGGCGTCGAGATGTTGACGAACACGTCGGCGCCGGTGTCCTTCAGCTTGACGATGTGGGAATCGATCGACGGCTCTGTGGTCTCGTAGCTTTCCTCGGCGACGATCTTGACGCTCGATTTGTCGAGCACCTCCTTGAGGCCGACCAGGTAGTCCTTGCCGAAATCGTCATTGGCATAGAAGATCACGACCTTGGCATCCGGCTTGGCCTTGAGGATGTACTTGCCGAAGATCCGCGCCTCGACGCGATAGCTCGGCTGGAAGCCCATGGTCCACGGAAAATCCTTCGGATCGTTCCACTTGCTGGCGCCGGTGGCGAGGAACAGCTGCGGTACCTTCTTGGCGTTGTGATACTTCTGCACCGCGGTCTGGGTCGGCGTGCCCAGCGCGTTGAACACCAGGAACACCTCGTCGCTTTCGATCAGCTTGCGGATCTGCTCCACGGTCTTCGGCGGCGAGTAGCCGTCGTCATAGGAGATCCAGTTGATCTTGCGGCCGTTGATGCCGCCCTGATCGTTGATCATCTTGAAATAGGCTTCTTCGGTCTTGCCGATGATGCCGTAGGCGGAGGCGGGACCGCTATAGGCCTCGACATTGCCGATCTTGATCTCGGTGTCGGAGGCGCCGGTGTCATACTTCTTTTGTGCAAAGGCGGCCTGGGTGGAGAGCAGGCAGAGCGCCGCGGCGGCGGCCAGCAGCGACAATTTTGTGGTTTTCATAAAGGCAATTTCCTCGATTGATTCTGGTTGGGGACTTACGCAACGAACCCGCAGCCGGTCCCGGCAGACGGTTGCGGGCAACACTTCTCTCGATATGGCCAGGGAGACGCGACACGCGTCCCCGGGCTTATGCGGCCGTATCAGTTGGCTTCGGCCGGCTGAATTGCTGCCGGAGCGTCGGCTTATGAATTTTGCCTGTCGCATTCCGCGGCAGGGCATCGATGAATTCGATCAGGCGCGGGCACTTGAACCGCGCCAGATTGGCTTGGCAATGCGCGTGAATCTCGGCCGGCGTCAGCGTATGGCCCGGCTTCACGGCGATCACGGCCATCCCGACCTCGCCCCATTGCTCGTTCGGGATGCCAATGACGGCGGCCTCGGCGACGGCTGTCAATTGATGCAGCACGCTCTCGACCTCGGCCGGATAGACGTTCTCGCCGCCGGAGATGTACATGTCCTTCCAGCGGTCGACGATGTAGTAGAAGCCTTCTTCGTCGATCCGCGTGGCGTCGCCGGTGTGCAGCCAGCCGTCGGTGAAGGACGAGGCGTTGGCGTCCGGCCGGTTCCAGTAACCCGGCGTGATGTTCGGGCCCTTGACCCAGAGCTCGCCGAGTTCACCGACCGCCGCATCGCTGCCGTCGGGCCGCACGATTCTCACTTCCGTGTGCAGCACCGGCTTGCCGGACGAGCCGGCCTTGCGCGCGGCATCCTCGCGGTCGAGCACCATCACCGCAGGCGAGGTTTCGGTCATGCCGTAGCCCTGCTGCAGCGCGACGCCGCGCGCCTCCCAGGTTTTCAGCAGCGGCACCGGCATAGGCGCGCCGCCGACCCCGCCGATCATCAGGCGGCTGAAATCCACTGATGCGAAGGCCGGATGCTGCGCCATGAACTGGTAGATCGCGGGCACGCCGAAGAACACGTTGATGCCTTGCGCGGGATCGCCGATCAGCTTCAGCGCCTCGCCGGGATCGAACGCGCGCATGATCAGCACCGTGCCGCCGGCATGCAGCACCGGATTGGTGTAGCAATTCAGCCCGCCGGTGTGGAACAGCGGCAGCACGGTCAGCAGCACCGAGGCCGGTGAGATGTAGGCGGGGCCGCCGAGATTGACGCAATTCCAGAACGTCATCCCATGCGTGATGATCGCGCCCTTGGGCTGGCCCGTGGTGCCCGAGGTGTACATGATGGTCGAGATGTCATCGAGCGTGACCTCCTCGAACCGTTCGAGCGGTTTCGCCGCCGCGATGCCGGCCTCATAGGCACCGCCCGGGCCGAGCCGCACGGTCGATGCGACATCGCAGAGTTTGGCGACCGCAAGTGCGGTCTCGGCGAGCTCGTCGTCATGGATCATCACCTTGGGCGCGGCATCGCCGGTGATGTAGCGCAGCTCAGGAACGGTGAGGCGGGTGTTGAGCGGTAGGAAGACCGCCCCGATCCGGAAGCAGGCGAACTGCACCTCCAGCGTATCGGTCGTGTTCAGCGCCAGCACCGCGACCCGGTCGCCACTGGCGACCTTGAGGGTGTCGCGCAGATAGCCCGCCAGCCGCGACACGCGGGCGTCGAGTTCCGCATAGCTGAAGCGGCGACCGCTCGCGAGATCGACAAGCGCCATCTTGTCCGGCGTGCGCCGGCGATGATGCGCGATCCAGTCGTAATAACGAACCGGCAAATTTCCCTCCTCTGGAACGGCAGTCTTGCGCCGCCTGTTCCTGGCTCGATTGATGCCATGAATTGGCAGTGGAGGGGGCGTATTAGGATACTGTCTTGCGTTTAGTGGCTGGCGAGTGGCCAGATGGAAACCCGATCCGGCGAACAGCGACTCGACGCAAGTGAACAGGGAAAAATCCGGACATCGTCGGAGGCGGGAATCAACGGAGCACGCGGATGGCAAACCCGTTCTACACCAGCGAGCATGAGGCCTTTCGCGAGGTGATGCGGCGCTTTGTGGCCAAGGAAATCGAGCCTTATGCCCACCAATGGGACGAAGAGGGCGAGTTTCCACGCGCGCTCTATGCCAAGGCGTCCGAAATCGGGCTGCTCGGCCTCGGGTTCCCGGAAGAATATGGCGGGATCGCCGCCGACCAGTTCATGAAGATCGTGGCCTCGCAGGAACTGGCGCGCGCCGGCGCCGGCGGCATCTCCGCGAGCCTGATGAGCCACACCATCGGCTCGCCGCCGATCGCCCGCGCCGCCCGCCCGGAGGTCAAGGCGCGGGTACTGCCGGAGGTGCTTGCGGGCAAGAAGATCTCCGCGCTGGCGATCACCGAGCCGAGCGGCGGCTCCGATGTCGCGAACCTGCGCACCAAGGCGCAGCGCGACGGCGACCATTACGTCGTCTCCGGCGAGAAGACCTTCATCACCTCGGGGATGCGCGCCGACTATCTGACGGTCGCGGTGCGCACCGGCGGCGAGGGGCCGGGCGGCGTCAGCCTGCTCTTGATCGAGGGCAATACGCCGGGCCTGTCCCGCACCAAGCTGAAGAAGATGGGCTGGTGGGCGTCGGATACCGCCACCTTGAATTTCGACGAATGCCGCGTGCCGGTCGAGAATTTGATCGGCGAGGAAGGCCAGGGCTTCAAGCAGGTCATGTACAACTTCAACAGCGAGCGCATGGGCATGGCGGCGAGCTGCACCGCCTATGCGCGCGTCTGCCTCGACGAGGCGATCGCCTATGCCAAGGAGCGCAAGACGTTCGGCAAGCCGATCGCCCAGCACCAGGTGATCCGGCACAAGATCGTCGACATGGCGCAGAAGGTCGCAGCCTCGCAGGCGATGCTGGAAATGCTGGCGTGGCGGCTCAGCCAAGGCGAAAGCCCGGTCGCCGAGATCTGCATGATGAAGAACCAGGCCACACAAACCATGGCGCACTGCGCCTCCGAGGCGGTGCAGATCTTTGGCGGCGCCGGCTTCATGCGCGGCATCAAAGTCGAGCGCATCTACCGCGAGGTCAAGGTCAACGCCATCGGCGGCGGCACCGAGGAGATCATGAAGGATCTCGCGTCAAGGCAGATGGGGCTCTAAATGAACCCGACCCAATCGTCGTCATTCCGGGGCGCGCGTAGCGCGAGCCCGGAATCCATCAGGCCGCAGATTCGATGTGAAATGGATTCCGGGCTCGATGCTTCGCATCGCCCCGGAATGACGAGGTAAGAACAATGCTTTTCACCGCCGACCACGACGAGCCACGCCGCGCGCTCCGGAAATTCATCGCGGCCGAGATCAATCCCCATGTCGACGAATGGGAAAAGGCCGACATCTTCCCGGCACATGAGCTGTTCAAGAAGCTCGGCAATCTCGGCTTCCTCGGCCTCAACAAGCCGGTCGAATTCGGCGGCCAGGGGCTGGATTATTCCTACGCGCTGATGATGGCCGAGGAGTTAGGGGCCATCACCTGCGGCGGTGTGCCGATGGCGATCGGGGTGCAGACCGACATGGCAACGCCGGCGCTGGCGCGGTTCGGCTCCGACGAGGTGCGGCGCGAATTCCTGGTGCCTGCGATTGCAGGCGATCAGGTCGCCTGCATCGGCGTCTCCGAGCCCGGCGCCGGCTCCGACGTCGCCTCGATCAAGACCAATGCGCGCTCCGACGGCGACGACTACGTCATCAACGGCGGCAAGATGTGGATCACCAACGGCACCCAAGCCGACTGGATCTGCCTGCTCGCCAACACCAGCGACGGTCAGGTCCATCGCAACAAGTCGCTGATCTGCGTGCCGATGAAGACCAAGGGCGTGCAGGTCGCGCGCAAGCTCGACAAGCTCGGCATGCGCTCCTCCGACACCGCGCAGATCTTCTTCGACAATGTCCGGGTGCCGAAGCGCAACCGGATCGGCGAGGAAGGCCAGGGCTTCAACTACCAGATGGTCCAGTTCCAGGAGGAGCGGCTGTGGGGTGCGGCCGCCTGCCTGAAGGCGCATGAATTCATCATCAACGCGACCATCGACTACACCCGCAATCGCAAGGCGTTCGGCGGCTCGATCCTCGACAACCAGGTGGTGCACTTCAAGCTGGCGGAGATGCAGACCGAGGTCGAGCTGCTGCGCTCGCTGATCTACCGCGCCGGCGAGGCGCTGGTCGCCGGCGAGGACGTTACGCGCCTCGCGACCATGGCCAAGCTGAAAGCCGGCCGGCTCGGCCGCGAGCTCACCGACGCCTGCCTGCAATATTGGGGCGGCATGGGTTTTACCAACGAGACGCCGGTCAGCCGCGCCTATCGCGACAGCCGCCTGACCTCGATCGGCGGCGGCGCCGACGAGGTGATGCTGATGGTATTGTGCAAGATGATGGGTACGCTGCCCGGGATGAAGCAAAAGGGAAACGCCTGATGATCACGCTCTATCACTGCGATGCCGCGCGCTCGTTCCGTCCGCTGTGGATGCTGGAGGAGCTCGGGCTGCCCTATGAGCTGAAGATGCTGCCGTTCCCGCCGCGCGTGTTCGCCAAGGAATATCTCGGCATCAATCCGCTCGGCACCATCCCGTTCATGGTCGACGGCGAGACGAAGATGACGGAGTCCTCCGGCATCTGCCACTATCTCGGCACCAAATATGGCCCGACGCCGTTGATCGTAGGCCCCGACGAGCCGGCCTATGGCGCGTTCCTGAACTGGATGTATTTTTCCGACGCGACGCTGACCTTTCCGCAGACATTGGTGCTTCGCTACAGCCAGCTCGAGCCGGAGGAGCGGCGCAACCCGCAGGTCGCGGGCGATTATGCCAAATGGTTCCTGGGCCGCCTGCGCGCGGTGGAAGCCGCCGCCGCGAACTCGGAATTCCTCTGCGCGGAACGCTTCACCGCCGCCGACATTGCCAACGGCTATGCGCTCCGGCTCGCCAGCAATATCGGCCTCGCCAAGGATTTCGGGCCGAATGTCGCGGCCTATTGGGCGCGGCTGCAGCAGCGCGAAGGTTACAGGCGCGCGGTGGCGTCTGAGCAAAAAGCCGGGCAGGAACAGAACGTTGCGCCGCGGGCGCGGCCGTAACTTCTTCGTCATTCCGGGGCGATGCGTTAGCATCGAACCCGGAATCTCGAGATTCCGGGCTCGCATCTTCGATGCGCCCCGGAATGACGACGTTTAGCCTCGGTGACAGTCTCCGAATTTGCGCTATGGTAGCCCCGCCGCAGCGGCCCAAAGAGCCGCGCGAGGAGGAACCGCCATGGACGCGATCGTGGACGCGAAGTGCCAGAACTCAGGCCAGCCGTCCGGCCACCGGATGCTGATCACGCCGGAACGGGTGTTCTATGCCGGGCTGCTCGGTCGCCCGCGCGAGCGCTGTCCGGGCGCATTCCATGTCTATGTCGCGATCCGCGACGGCCTGCATCTGTCGACCAGCGAAGGCCGCGAGTCCCACGGCGAGCTCGCGGTGACGATGCCGAACCTGCGTCACACCATCACCAGCGAATATCGCTCCGCGATCTGCGTTGCGATCGAACCGGAAAGCGTGCCTGACGGCACGCTCGAAGCCGTCGCCCGCCGCCTGCAAGGACCCGACTCGCATTTGTTCGCGAACCGGATCCGCAACGCCTATGCGACGCTTGCCGAGATGCAGCATCGCGACGCGATCGCGAATGCCGAGTTCGACACCATGTGCTTCGGCGACGCGCTGCCGCAGCGTGTGCTCGATCCGCGGGTGGTGCGCGCGATCAGCCGCATCGGGCAGTTCTCCGGCGAGCCGGTAACCGCGGCAGGCTGCGCCACCGAGGCCGGGCTGTCGCCCTCGCGCTTCCTGCATCTGTTCAAGGAGGAGACCGGAATCTCGTTCCGCTCCTTCCGTGCCTGGAAGCGCGCGCGGCATCTGCTGCATTTCGCCAACCAGGACATCAACCTCGCGCATCTCGCGCAGGATATCGGCTATCCCGATAGCACGCATTTCAGCCACTCGATCCGCCGCTTCTATGGCTTGAAGCCGCGCGCGATCTTCTCCGGCTCGCGGGATCTCGCGATCTACCGGACGGGGCAGGAGCGCGCGCTGACCTGACCGTCCGTCGTCCCTGCGAAAGCAGGGACCCATAACCACCGATCTCAGTCGTTTAGACGGCTGCGGCTCCAGCGGGCTCAAATAACTACCATACGTGGTTGTGGGTCCCGGGTCGCGCGGAGCCTGTCATCGGGCGGCGCTTTGCGCCGACCCGTTGGCTTGCCCGGGACGACGGTCATAAATTCGCGCCTTGGATCACTTCGCCGAACCGCAACCAGCCGGGCCCTTCGATCCGCTGCAGCTGAAGCTGCTGCAGCGGATGGTGATTGGTCGGGCTGGTGTTGACGCGAATGCCGGGCAACAGCGTCGGGACCTCGACATCTCTGAGATTGTTCGCCTGCGCCATAATGTTGTCGCGGGTGAAGTTGCCCTTGCACTGCTCGAGCACGATCTTCAGCACCTGCGCCACCGTGTAGGCATAGAGGCTGTAGCCCTCCTTCGGATTGCCGTCCGGGAAGTACTTCGCCATGAAGGCGAGGAAATCCTTCACGCCGGGGTCGTTGGCCCAGGCCGGATCGGCGACGTCCTTCACATAGGCCGACGAGATCGTGCCCTGCGACTTGTCGAGGCCGACAGGCGCAATGGTCGAGGAGATCGAGGCAGCGCCGCTGGCAATGAAATGCATCGGCTTCCAGCCGAGCTCGTAGATCTTGCGGATCGACTGCGCGCAGAACTTCGCCGTGGAGCCCGAGATCAGCACGTCGGGGTTGGCGCCGCGCAGCGCGACGATCTGGGAATCGATCGTGGGATCGGTGACCTCGTGCGAGGCCACCACCGCCGAGGTCGCGAACCGCTCGCCGAGCACATCCTTGGTGCCGGCGACGAAATCCTTGCCGAGATCGTCATTCTGGTAGAGCACCGCGAACTTCGCGTCCTTGTTCTGGCTCAGCGCATATTTGACGAACACCTGCGCCTCGGTCCGCGCACTCGGCGCGAAGCCCATGGTCCAGGGATAGCTCTTGTAGTCGCCCCATTTGTCGCCGTTCACCGACAGGAACAGATGCGGCACCTTGGCGGCGTTGATGTATTTGACGACCGACGAGTTCGGCGCGGTGCCGAGCATGTTGAACAGGAAGGCGACATTGTCGCTCTCGATCAGGCGGCGCACCTGCTCGACCGTCTTCGCCGGATTGAAGGCGTCGTCGTAATAGATGTATTTGATCTGCCGGCCGGCGATGCCGCCCTGCTCGTTCAGCATTTTGAAATAGGCTTCCTGGCAGCGCGCCTGCACGCCGAGCGCGGACACCGGGCCGCTGAGCGAGGTGGTGCTGCCGATCCTGATCTCGGTCGCGGTGACGCCGGGCGTATCTTCGGCAAGCGCGGGCTTGAGGCCCGCGACCGCGGCAAGTCCCGCGCCTGCGGCGCCGGTGAGCCAACTGCGCCGGTTGATCGAGACCATGATTTTCTCCCCGTGATGCCGGCTTGTTGCGCCGCTTCTGCTTTGCAAGCAAGGCTACGCGCCATATGGCCGTCACGTCTTGTGTTAACCGGCTGACGGCGGATTCCGTCGTGAGCGCATCCACTTAGCCAGTCAACGCAAGATGGCGCACAGACAAATTTCTCATCATGGGAAAATCAACCGCGCAGGTGCGCCGCAACCCGGACGAGAGACCCATGAGCGACAAGGCCGTCATCACCTGCGCGCTGAACGGCGTGCTTACCGACCCGAAGCAGCACAACGTTCCGGTGACGCCGGAAGAGATGGCGCGCGAGGCCAGGGCCGCGTTCAACGCCGGCGCCAGCATCATGCACATCCATCTGCGTCAGCAGGCGCCGAACAAGGGCCACCTGCCGTCGTGGGAGGTCGGCGTCAGCAAGGAGATCCAGCAGGCGATCCGCGAGGCCTGCCCCGGCGTGATCATCAACCACACCACCGGCACCTCGGGCCCGAACTACCAGGGCGCGCTCGACTGCGTGCGCGAGACAAAACCCGAGATCGCCGCCTGCAACGCCGGCTCGCTGAATTATCTGAAGGTCAAGGCCGACAACACCTGGGCCTGGCCGCCGATGATGTTCGATAACGCCGTCGAGAAGGTGCAGGACTATCTCGATGTGATGAAGGCCGCCGGCACCATTCCCGAATTCGAGTGCTTCGACGTCGGCATCGTGCGCTGCGTCGGCATGTACCGGCAGACCGGCATGTATTCCGGCCCGCTCGAATACAACTTCGTCATGGGCGTCGCCTCGGGCATGCCGGCCGATCCGGAACTGCTGCCGATCCTCTTGAAGCTGAAGGCGCCGGATGCGCATTGGCAGGTCACCGCGATCGGCCGCGCCGAGATCTGGCCGCTGCACCAGCGCGCCGCCGATCTCGGCGGCCATCTGCGCAGCGGGCTGGAAGATACGTTCTATCTCGGCGACGGCACCAAGGTGACGTCGAACGGGCAACTCGTTGAAGGCCTCGCCGCGTGCGCGAAACGAGCGGGGCGCGAGATCGCGAGCCCGGCCGAGGCGCGGCAGATTTTTGGGGTCAGGCATTAGGCCGCACCAGCCGTCATTGCGAGCGAAGCGAAGCAATCCATCGTTCCGCAAATGCGGCAGCATGGATTGCTTCGTCGCTTCGCTCCTCGCAATGACGAGGCAGGAGGAAGCACATGGACAATCTCGCAGCAACCGGCGGCGTCATCGGCCCGGGCCGCATCGGGCGGGTCGCGATCGGCGACCTCCTGAAGCGCGCCGCGCGGCGGTTTCCGGAGCGCGTCGCGCTGACCGATGGCGGCAGGCAGGTCACCTTCACCGAGCTCGAGCGCGACGCCAATCGCTTCGCCAATCATCTGGTGCAGCGCGGGCTGAAGCCGGGCGAGAAGATCTCGACCATCTGCAACAACTCGGTCGAGTTCGTCAAAGCGCTGTTCGGCATCCACCGCGCCGGCCTGGTCTGGGTGCCGATCAACACCATGCTCGGTCCGTCGGACATGGATTACATCCTCGGCCATGCCGAGGTGCGCTTCGCCGTCATCGACGACAATCTCCACGGTCAGGCTGACCGGCGCGCCGTGCTGGAGGCCCGCGGCATGGAGATGATCGCGATCGATCTGACCGGTAATGTCGGCAAGACCGGCTTGCAGGAGTTCAACGGCCTCCTCGAAGGGCAATCCGATATCGAGCCCGACGTCGAGATCAGCGACCGCGATCTCGCGATGATCATCTATACGTCAGGTACGACCTCGCGACCGAAGGGCGCGATGCATTGCCACCTCGCGGTGGTCATGGCTGTAATGAGCAACTGCATCGAGATGCAGCTTTCGCGCGATGACGGGATCACCGGGCAGTTTC
Protein-coding sequences here:
- a CDS encoding long-chain fatty acid--CoA ligase, which produces MPVRYYDWIAHHRRRTPDKMALVDLASGRRFSYAELDARVSRLAGYLRDTLKVASGDRVAVLALNTTDTLEVQFACFRIGAVFLPLNTRLTVPELRYITGDAAPKVMIHDDELAETALAVAKLCDVASTVRLGPGGAYEAGIAAAKPLERFEEVTLDDISTIMYTSGTTGQPKGAIITHGMTFWNCVNLGGPAYISPASVLLTVLPLFHTGGLNCYTNPVLHAGGTVLIMRAFDPGEALKLIGDPAQGINVFFGVPAIYQFMAQHPAFASVDFSRLMIGGVGGAPMPVPLLKTWEARGVALQQGYGMTETSPAVMVLDREDAARKAGSSGKPVLHTEVRIVRPDGSDAAVGELGELWVKGPNITPGYWNRPDANASSFTDGWLHTGDATRIDEEGFYYIVDRWKDMYISGGENVYPAEVESVLHQLTAVAEAAVIGIPNEQWGEVGMAVIAVKPGHTLTPAEIHAHCQANLARFKCPRLIEFIDALPRNATGKIHKPTLRQQFSRPKPTDTAA
- a CDS encoding marine proteobacterial sortase target protein, producing the protein MTIYDACESSPQIRLSRRMRIALFFLVEGVAALVIGFAALFVSFDPVWSAELPQQAVLRPSEARSGSLLFETDDGYADATRLGIDVDLTVSGPTVRARVTQIFRNPTKDWVEATYVYPLPAGGAVDTLKMVVGDRIVVGDIKERQQARAIYEQAKQNGQKAALTEQERPNIFTNSVANIGPGETVLVQIEYQEPVQQNGNEFSLRVPMVVGPRYNPRPVVQSVDLRADGSGWGATTTDPVSDRDRITSEVLDPATNAPVNPTNITVHLNAGFALGEVKSHFHQVRIESPDSTTRIVKLAEGPVPADRDFELSWKPTAEKAPSVGLFREHVGNSDYLLAFVTPPSVEQAQQKALPREVIFVIDNSGSMGGTSIIQAKASLIYALGRLQPTDRFNVIRFDDTMDTLFPAPVAANSANIGNATAFVSALQARGGTEMVAAMRAALSDTNHDDADHVRQVVFLTDGAIGNEQQLFETISALRGRSRVFMVGIGSAPNTYLMTRAAELGRGTFTHIGSVEQVDERMRDLFAKLENPAVTNLSAKFSAAAADLTPSALPDVYRDEPLVLAAKLDKLAGSVEIKGRIGDRPWSVTLPLANAAEGKGLSKLWARRKIADAEVARTTRQASPEDADKTILALALEHQLVTRLTSLVAVDKTPSRPEGEPLKLAELPLNLPAGWEFAKVFGERPRLPVAPTERRADAGDGKVQLAALKRSPVATPGPGTIRLPKTATDAELKMIAGVILLTVSLLLLVFNRRQTSSH
- a CDS encoding ABC transporter substrate-binding protein; protein product: MKTTKLSLLAAAAALCLLSTQAAFAQKKYDTGASDTEIKIGNVEAYSGPASAYGIIGKTEEAYFKMINDQGGINGRKINWISYDDGYSPPKTVEQIRKLIESDEVFLVFNALGTPTQTAVQKYHNAKKVPQLFLATGASKWNDPKDFPWTMGFQPSYRVEARIFGKYILKAKPDAKVVIFYANDDFGKDYLVGLKEVLDKSSVKIVAEESYETTEPSIDSHIVKLKDTGADVFVNISTPKFAAQAIKKIAELGWKPMHVMTDVSISIGAVMKPAGLEASEGVLSAGYLKDASDPQWKNDEGMKKFMAFAEKYMPGANLSDANLVYGYAAAQTMVQVLKQAGDNLTRENVMKQAASLKDFTPDTLIPGIRINTSATDFAPVEQLKMMQFKNGQWELFGDIISAETGG
- a CDS encoding helix-turn-helix transcriptional regulator — its product is MPTPDKQLSAEQSQQVAETIREEIARRRISRQTLAEQAKLSLSTLEKVLGGRRPFTLATTVRLEQALGVSLRKLPEAISLAAPANGGIAPDSLGSYSRRSVARIEGTYITVRPSFGEQGSFYAYRTEIAWDDAASSLGFREGERQDADYTQYGEVAVPNESGFVYLVTNRQGQHRVITVSRPRNSGEMYGIITTLLAGRGSLLTPVAAAIAFLPVKNVPKPSLGRVSADDANYALYREHLRRTIDEPFAIFLPG